Below is a window of Halolamina sp. CBA1230 DNA.
GCTGGCGGTGGTAACACATCTCGAATCACCTGTGTTGTGCAGGCACGACCGAACGCGCCTGCACCCTTCGCAGGCGCTCAAAAACACCACCGCACTACGCAGTCAGAATGAGGTATCGAAGACCCGTTGTAGCACCTGGTTTGAAGCGGTAAGTACTGGTCCCTGCCAAACAGCGATTTCTCCCACGGGAGTTACAAGTGAATGGGCTTTATCAAGCTCTGCTAGTGATACACTGGGGTATGAGGTGGTCTCCGCTTGCTCGGAAAGAATTCTACGACCACATCCAGTCGAAGGGTGTCTGGTTGCTAGGTGTCCTTCTAGTCGTCGCAAGTTTTCTGTCGCTCGGTGGCCCTCCGTACCTCGTCACGGCCTTAAATGAGAATACGACACTGGTGGCGTTTCAAGCGCCCGTCAGCATCTTTGCCACATTTGGTGCGATCCTCCTTAGCCATAGATCGATCAGTAGCGAACGCGCGTCAGGAAGTATCAAAGTCGTCAGTGGCATGCCGGTCCGCCGCCATCATATCCTCCTCGGGAAAATCATCGGCCAAACCGCAGTCCTCTGTGTTCCCCTCCTCCTCACCTTCCTCGTCGTCGGCGCACTCGGCGCGCTGGAATACGGGCTGTTCTCTCTGGCCAAATTCGGCCTGCTGGTGGTTGTCTCTTGCCTCTATCTGCTTCTGAACGTCTGTGTCGGCGTTTCGATTTCTGCGGCCGTAAATACCTCCGTTCAAGCAGCTACGGCGGCGTTTAGCTATTACCTCATCTTCATCCTAGGCTGGGTGGATTTCATCATCTACCAGGTCTACACGCCACTCACGGGCGTCCAAGTCAATCCATTAAATCCGCCAGCATCGGAGAGTCTCTTTCTCCTCCACCGACTGGCTCCAGCCGGCGCGTATAACGTCCTCTTCAACTGGATTCTGGAAACGGGGAACTCAGCATCGTGGGTGCTTGGCGTCATTGCGGATCTCCAACCACAAACCCGGTCGAACGCCTTGGTTGTCGAACTCGCGTTCGAGGGAGTGGACGTCCCCGTGGTCCTCCACGAAGCGGGCGCACTCGTCATCTTCGCCGGATGGATACTCCTCCCGTTCGCGGTCGGCTACTACCGCTTCCGAGAGGCTGACCTCACATAACACGGAGCGTGTGTACTCATGCCTGCAATTACCACCACCGATCTCACGAAACGGTACGACGCAGAAACCGCCGTCCACGGGTTGAACCTGAAGATTCAGGACGGCGAAGTGTACGGGTTTCTCGGACCGAATGGAGCCGGAAAATCGACGACCATCAGTCTGCTCATGGATTACGTGCGCCCAACAGAAGGATCGGCACGCATCCTCGGACTCGATCCGCGAGAGGACGTCGTCGAAATCCACCAACGCGTTGGCATCCTCCCAGACCGGTTCAGTGTCTACGACCGCTTGACGGGCCGCCGGCATCTCAACTATGTCATCGACTCGAAGAACGCATCAGATTCTCCCGAGGACCTGCTCACTCGGGTTGGACTGGGCGATGCCATTGATCGGCAAGCCGGGGCGTACTCGAACGGGATGCAACAGCGCCTCGGGCTTGCGATGGCACTCGTTGGCGAACCCGACCTTTTGATTCTTGATGAGCCATTCACCGGGCTTGATCCCCATGGGGCACGGACGATCCGGGATCTCGTCTACGAGGAGAACGACCGCGGTGCGACCGTGTTCTTTTCGAGTCACGTGCTCGGCCAAGTTGAACTCGTCTGCGACCGAATCGGCATTCTCAACCAGGGAGAGCTGATCGCCGAAGGGCGGATCGATGATCTCCGCGAGCAAGTGGACGTTGAATCGTCTATCGTCTTCACGCTCGACCAGGTTCCGGATGGGCTTGCCGACACGCTCCGTGAACAGGATGGAGTGGTGAGTGTCTCGGCGGAAGACGACGAGCTCGTCGTGGTCACACGAAGTCAAAATGCCCGATGGCCAGTCATCCAGACGATTGAACAGACATCTGCTCCCGTTGATTCGTTCACAATGCGGGAACCGTCAATCGAAGACGTGTTTGCCGCTCATACGACGGGCAGGACTGAAACAGCGGACGAACCGTATTGAACGGCGTGTACTTCGTACCTTGATCCAGCAGTAATCCACCTTGGTACTGTTTTCAATAAGTATAGGTGAAACACCAATCGCTAACGATAGGCAACGTGTGTGGCATGGTTTACTCACATCCGTAGGAGGTGTGTTCGTGATGGAGGGTGCTTGCACCCAGGTAGAATTGGAGGCGGAGACATTCTTTAGATTCTGAAATGAGGCTTTGCGTATCAACATTGGCAGAGTCCCCGTCAACGTCAACTTGGATTGTGTACTGTCCTGGGCTAGAGAGCGGTGATTCGAAATCAGCGTAGGCCTTACCCTCACCCGCTGCCCCAAGTTCACGTATCTCCTCGAAAAGAACCTCGTCCTCCTCCAGTATCCGTACTGTGAATACGTACCCCGTCTCTCGCCGGTGGTTTTCGAGACGAATGTGCTCGATGACTGCCTTTGGTTCAGTGTCATCTGTGAGGCAGCCGGCCAATCCACCTATTGCTGCGATACCACCGCTCCGAAGAAACGTCCGACGAGAGGGCATCATCGTTCTGTTGATTCTATATATTCATCTGCTTCGGAAAAATAGTAGCGATAGGTTCGCACATCTACTTACCAGATGATTCGGTAATTTCCACGACGAAAATAACCATTTCGTGCGCAATTCTTTGGCAGCTTGACCAGAACTCTCCCAGTCGGAGGTGAGCAGCCACGCCGCGCAACCTCTCGCGCTTTCCCGCTGGCGCCGAGGGCACATGCACTTGAGCCCGGACCGGGCGCGGGCGGTGCGGAGAGCGCCCGCACGCCCGGAATGGTCGGTCGCGAGCGAAGCGAGGCGCGACCGCAGGGAGCGCCTCGACGGCGAGCGGGGAGCGAAGCGACCCGCGAGCAAGCGGAGGGCGGCAGCGGCGAGCGGGGCGGGCCGTCACGGACACACCTGTTCAACCGGCTACGTCGCTCGGTGAGCCATCTACCGTCCTGGCGGACTCAGAAAGGGCGAGGCCGCCTCGGCCACCGGGAGACGACGTCTCCCGAGCTCGCGGCGCGAAGCGCCGCGAACGTCCCCTGCCCCCGCAAGCACCGCAGGTACGAGGCGCACAGCGGCGTTCTCGTGGGCGTAGCGAACGAGAGCCAGCGAGACGCAGTCTCGCGCGGTCGCGGGATGCCGAGCGGCCGAGGGCTTTCGGGATTGGTTCACCCATCCTGACCAGCGTACGTTCTCGTATGTGCTGGCCTGGGAACCACTCCTGTGCTATCATGAAGACGGCTGGTTA
It encodes the following:
- a CDS encoding twin-arginine translocation signal domain-containing protein, producing the protein MPSRRTFLRSGGIAAIGGLAGCLTDDTEPKAVIEHIRLENHRRETGYVFTVRILEEDEVLFEEIRELGAAGEGKAYADFESPLSSPGQYTIQVDVDGDSANVDTQSLISESKECLRLQFYLGASTLHHEHTSYGCE
- a CDS encoding ABC transporter ATP-binding protein; amino-acid sequence: MPAITTTDLTKRYDAETAVHGLNLKIQDGEVYGFLGPNGAGKSTTISLLMDYVRPTEGSARILGLDPREDVVEIHQRVGILPDRFSVYDRLTGRRHLNYVIDSKNASDSPEDLLTRVGLGDAIDRQAGAYSNGMQQRLGLAMALVGEPDLLILDEPFTGLDPHGARTIRDLVYEENDRGATVFFSSHVLGQVELVCDRIGILNQGELIAEGRIDDLREQVDVESSIVFTLDQVPDGLADTLREQDGVVSVSAEDDELVVVTRSQNARWPVIQTIEQTSAPVDSFTMREPSIEDVFAAHTTGRTETADEPY
- a CDS encoding ABC transporter permease; this encodes MRWSPLARKEFYDHIQSKGVWLLGVLLVVASFLSLGGPPYLVTALNENTTLVAFQAPVSIFATFGAILLSHRSISSERASGSIKVVSGMPVRRHHILLGKIIGQTAVLCVPLLLTFLVVGALGALEYGLFSLAKFGLLVVVSCLYLLLNVCVGVSISAAVNTSVQAATAAFSYYLIFILGWVDFIIYQVYTPLTGVQVNPLNPPASESLFLLHRLAPAGAYNVLFNWILETGNSASWVLGVIADLQPQTRSNALVVELAFEGVDVPVVLHEAGALVIFAGWILLPFAVGYYRFREADLT